The following proteins are co-located in the Myroides profundi genome:
- a CDS encoding NAD(P)/FAD-dependent oxidoreductase: MKTHYQILIIGAGTAGIMTAAQLKKRNLNIDIGIIDASELHYYQPAFTLVGAGAYDKKKTIKPTKDLIPSGVDWIRDMVISMDADNNRLSTKEGITYTYDYLVVCPGLVNDLSLIEGLADAVEKGVVCSNYIDPEFTWKLLQEFKGGTAIFTQPNTPIKCGGAPQKIMYLACDYFRKKGMDKNTKVHFPMPGSVIFGVKPIAETLMKVVDRYGIDFRPFHNPIKIDADHKKVYFKRTNMPENKCVVISDGSTTVADDSVIEMSFDFLHLAPPQVAPQFVRESNLVNTAGWLDVDLNSLQHNKYTNVFGLGDVAGLPTAKTGAAIRKQVPVVVDNLCKLLDTKEASNKGYEGYSSCPLVTGYGKMVLAEFNYKNEFTPDPKLKQMFISNSDQEHWRLWMLKKYMLPYLYWNKMMKGKQV; this comes from the coding sequence ATGAAAACTCACTATCAAATCCTTATTATAGGGGCAGGAACTGCCGGTATAATGACAGCAGCTCAGCTAAAGAAGCGTAATCTCAATATAGATATTGGGATTATAGATGCATCAGAATTACATTATTATCAGCCTGCATTTACACTTGTAGGGGCGGGAGCTTATGATAAGAAGAAAACTATAAAACCTACAAAGGATCTTATACCTAGCGGTGTAGATTGGATTCGAGATATGGTTATTTCTATGGATGCTGATAATAATCGCCTAAGTACTAAAGAAGGAATAACCTATACGTATGATTATCTAGTAGTCTGTCCTGGATTAGTGAATGACTTATCTTTGATAGAAGGATTAGCTGATGCTGTAGAGAAAGGTGTGGTGTGTAGTAATTATATAGACCCAGAATTTACTTGGAAGTTATTACAAGAATTTAAAGGAGGAACAGCTATTTTTACTCAACCGAATACACCTATTAAATGTGGTGGAGCTCCTCAGAAGATCATGTATCTGGCATGTGATTATTTTAGAAAGAAAGGAATGGATAAGAATACTAAAGTTCATTTTCCAATGCCTGGGAGTGTTATTTTTGGAGTTAAACCTATTGCAGAGACTTTAATGAAAGTAGTTGATAGATATGGTATTGACTTTAGACCTTTCCACAATCCGATTAAAATAGATGCTGATCATAAAAAGGTCTATTTTAAACGCACTAATATGCCAGAAAATAAATGTGTGGTAATCTCTGACGGCAGTACCACTGTGGCTGATGATAGTGTAATAGAGATGTCTTTTGACTTCTTACATTTAGCACCACCTCAAGTGGCACCACAGTTTGTAAGAGAATCTAATTTAGTAAATACTGCTGGTTGGTTAGATGTTGATTTAAACAGCTTACAACACAATAAGTATACTAATGTATTTGGACTCGGAGATGTGGCGGGTTTACCAACTGCTAAGACAGGTGCTGCAATACGTAAACAAGTTCCAGTAGTAGTAGATAATTTATGTAAGCTATTAGATACTAAAGAAGCATCTAATAAAGGGTATGAAGGATATTCTTCTTGTCCATTAGTGACAGGTTATGGAAAGATGGTGTTGGCTGAGTTTAATTATAAGAATGAGTTTACACCTGATCCTAAGTTAAAGCAAATGTTTATTTCGAATAGTGATCAAGAGCATTGGCGCTTATGGATGTTGAAGAAATATATGTTGCCGTATTTATATTGGAATAAAATGATGAAGGGGAAGCAAGTGTAG
- a CDS encoding type II toxin-antitoxin system RelE/ParE family toxin, producing the protein MKDGLEFNVTFLEEAKEFLDHLDSKARAKIIYNINKASITSNIELFKKLQGDIWEFRTMYSSFYYRLFAFWDKSDNKNTMVISTHGIIKKEDKISKKEIERAERLRDVYFNSKEE; encoded by the coding sequence ATGAAAGATGGTTTAGAGTTTAATGTCACTTTTTTAGAAGAAGCTAAAGAGTTTTTAGACCATTTAGATTCTAAAGCTAGAGCAAAGATTATTTATAATATAAATAAAGCAAGCATTACTTCAAATATTGAATTATTTAAGAAGTTACAAGGGGATATTTGGGAGTTTAGAACAATGTATAGCTCTTTTTATTATAGGCTATTTGCCTTTTGGGATAAGTCAGATAATAAAAATACAATGGTGATTTCAACACACGGTATTATAAAAAAAGAGGATAAAATTTCTAAAAAAGAAATAGAAAGAGCTGAACGTTTAAGAGATGTCTATTTTAATAGTAAAGAGGAGTAA
- a CDS encoding helix-turn-helix domain-containing protein, whose amino-acid sequence MKTYSLEEITDLYIGERGTESREEFENELRLDLLGQQIKQARQKRNLTQEELGLLVGVKKAQISKIENSTTDARLTTLLKVFKALGLKVSFNVELDSQETILELDKVYRRLSKR is encoded by the coding sequence ATGAAAACATATAGCTTAGAAGAAATTACTGATTTATATATTGGTGAGAGGGGTACAGAGAGTAGAGAAGAGTTTGAGAATGAATTAAGGCTTGACTTGTTAGGACAACAAATAAAACAAGCAAGACAAAAGCGTAATTTAACACAAGAGGAATTAGGTCTCTTAGTAGGAGTAAAAAAAGCTCAGATCTCAAAGATAGAGAATAGCACTACAGATGCTCGTCTGACTACTTTATTAAAAGTATTTAAGGCGTTGGGATTAAAGGTGAGTTTTAATGTTGAGTTAGATAGTCAAGAGACTATTTTAGAATTGGATAAAGTATATCGTAGGCTATCTAAAAGATAG
- a CDS encoding bleomycin resistance protein produces the protein MRSDNIKWSALVPEFVVSDLASSLQFWCDYIGFEVMYDRKEEYFAYLRMGDAQVMLEQYNPADREWETGILEKPYGRGINFQIEVNAIAPILKRLQEANYNVFIDVEERWYRAEDVEFGQKQFLVQDPDGYLLRLIENLGERKVAE, from the coding sequence ATGAGAAGTGATAATATAAAGTGGTCAGCTTTAGTACCAGAGTTTGTAGTATCTGACTTAGCTAGTAGCTTACAGTTTTGGTGTGATTATATTGGGTTTGAAGTAATGTACGATCGCAAGGAAGAGTATTTTGCTTATTTACGTATGGGAGATGCACAAGTAATGCTAGAACAATATAATCCTGCTGATAGAGAATGGGAGACAGGAATATTAGAAAAGCCGTATGGTAGAGGAATAAACTTTCAGATAGAAGTAAATGCCATAGCACCTATTCTAAAACGACTTCAAGAGGCTAATTATAATGTATTTATAGATGTAGAAGAGCGTTGGTATAGAGCAGAAGATGTAGAGTTCGGTCAGAAACAGTTCTTAGTACAAGATCCTGATGGCTATTTATTGAGGTTAATAGAGAACTTAGGAGAGCGAAAAGTAGCTGAATAA
- a CDS encoding YncE family protein, which produces MKTREELQSKWYKKGEKYAKEINEMVAFGTEHGWDKWDGKEAEDTRGKLAEAVIELLRKANVNGTVDTFRQEFPPAHAPIVPMLDDKGSYIGDICYIAEDSVAFMQGTSYEERQAYIAKGTEVVALDKEIKSVGQSMRNLVYAIAYADKIVTRQGWEGEIIAEFTLDTLANIGITRLIPFNDGQKVLLISSEGIYLLNTKEEKLLFPILEEGEENNGLSMDHATLSHDNKYIVVGEQCSDHIVLDSEGNKVGSVGPQSEYPHYCLFTKDDKQLLTNSCHFYNGISIGVDGDKLEGIDIPGWDDHEDITILDEGMRVYAGVAFNDYYILGDAYGYIRAIHKDGRELWQHFLGSTISGMVLSEDEKTLYVGTHAGILHKLTLNKPVRDTHTIGTADIYEDFRLLLWKNENNVLVW; this is translated from the coding sequence ATGAAAACAAGAGAAGAGCTACAGAGTAAGTGGTATAAGAAAGGCGAGAAGTATGCTAAGGAGATTAATGAGATGGTCGCTTTTGGTACAGAACACGGCTGGGATAAATGGGATGGTAAAGAAGCAGAGGACACAAGAGGTAAACTTGCAGAAGCAGTTATTGAGTTATTAAGAAAAGCTAATGTTAATGGTACAGTAGATACTTTTAGACAAGAGTTTCCTCCTGCACATGCTCCTATTGTACCTATGTTAGATGACAAAGGGAGTTATATAGGAGATATTTGTTATATAGCAGAAGATAGCGTTGCTTTTATGCAAGGGACTTCTTATGAAGAGCGACAAGCATATATAGCAAAAGGAACAGAAGTAGTTGCATTAGACAAAGAGATTAAAAGCGTCGGACAGTCTATGCGCAACCTTGTTTATGCGATAGCATACGCAGATAAGATAGTGACTCGTCAAGGATGGGAAGGAGAAATTATAGCAGAGTTTACATTAGATACTTTAGCGAATATAGGAATTACAAGACTTATTCCTTTTAATGACGGGCAGAAAGTATTGTTGATCTCTTCAGAGGGAATTTATTTATTAAATACTAAAGAAGAGAAACTGTTGTTTCCAATACTAGAAGAAGGGGAAGAAAACAATGGATTATCTATGGATCATGCTACTTTATCTCACGACAATAAATATATTGTAGTAGGAGAGCAGTGTAGCGATCACATCGTTTTGGACAGTGAAGGGAATAAAGTAGGATCAGTAGGGCCACAATCTGAGTATCCTCATTATTGTTTGTTTACTAAAGATGATAAACAACTACTGACTAACTCTTGCCATTTTTACAATGGGATATCGATAGGTGTAGATGGAGATAAGTTAGAAGGAATAGATATACCAGGGTGGGATGATCATGAGGATATTACGATATTAGATGAAGGAATGCGTGTGTATGCTGGTGTAGCTTTTAATGACTACTATATCTTAGGAGATGCTTATGGTTATATCAGAGCAATACATAAAGACGGAAGAGAGCTGTGGCAACATTTCTTAGGTTCTACCATAAGTGGAATGGTATTATCAGAGGATGAGAAGACATTATATGTAGGTACACATGCAGGTATATTACACAAGCTGACTTTGAATAAGCCTGTAAGAGATACACATACTATTGGTACTGCTGATATTTATGAAGACTTCCGTTTGTTACTTTGGAAGAATGAGAATAACGTATTAGTGTGGTAA
- a CDS encoding alpha/beta hydrolase family protein — protein sequence MKHLILYSILLITSMCIGQNAKTDLETYVPKKDNYSFTTIKFNVPAFHWKEKIDSVSFEGSLIIPKTGFDKVVIIKPGTGYNTRNTHSYLAEALLDHNVAVFRYDEREMGNSGGTGGGDMSYSPTMMGAELASAFQMLKKREELKDKKIGVIGHSMGGITIMDAYAHSFDPDFLVMLSSPVVSGKEMFLYQLRQEENGFQDYFVYDTQEEKEKVYNELADYYISIKDDKNYWKMYKKKMKEIGYTDKKTKTRYRFLIGHAERDIVAKDNQDKYRAIAIPMFYMIGDQDVLVDPISNVELLQSFHNKNITIEVLEGENHFFADGESYEIHQEPKQKIVDWVLKQ from the coding sequence ATGAAACACTTAATCTTATACAGTATTCTACTGATTACTTCGATGTGTATAGGACAGAATGCTAAGACTGACTTAGAAACCTATGTCCCTAAAAAAGACAATTACTCTTTTACTACGATTAAATTTAATGTACCTGCCTTTCATTGGAAAGAAAAGATAGATAGCGTTTCTTTTGAAGGGAGTTTGATCATACCTAAGACAGGCTTCGATAAAGTAGTGATTATTAAACCAGGTACAGGATATAATACACGTAATACACATAGCTATTTAGCAGAAGCATTATTAGATCACAATGTAGCTGTATTTAGATATGATGAAAGAGAGATGGGAAATTCAGGAGGAACAGGAGGTGGAGATATGTCATATAGCCCTACTATGATGGGTGCAGAATTAGCTTCTGCCTTTCAGATGTTAAAGAAGAGAGAAGAGTTAAAGGATAAAAAGATTGGTGTGATAGGGCATAGCATGGGAGGGATTACTATTATGGATGCTTATGCTCATTCTTTTGACCCTGATTTTTTAGTGATGTTATCATCACCTGTTGTTTCTGGTAAAGAGATGTTTTTATACCAACTAAGACAAGAGGAGAATGGTTTTCAAGATTACTTTGTGTATGATACTCAAGAAGAAAAAGAAAAGGTGTATAACGAATTAGCTGATTATTATATTTCAATTAAGGATGATAAGAACTATTGGAAGATGTATAAGAAAAAGATGAAGGAGATAGGATATACAGATAAGAAAACTAAAACGAGGTATCGATTTCTAATAGGACATGCAGAAAGAGATATAGTAGCAAAAGACAATCAGGACAAGTATAGAGCGATAGCTATACCGATGTTTTATATGATAGGAGATCAAGACGTATTAGTAGACCCTATTAGCAATGTTGAATTGCTTCAGAGTTTTCATAATAAGAATATAACAATAGAAGTATTAGAAGGAGAAAATCATTTCTTCGCTGATGGAGAAAGTTATGAAATACATCAAGAACCTAAACAAAAAATAGTGGACTGGGTGTTAAAGCAATAG
- a CDS encoding erythromycin esterase family protein encodes MRFLFTLLMALVITITKAQELIIQPLLPPDTKELTDLSFLKEELKDKQIVMLGEQTHMYDNIFEMKTRVVEYLHQEMGFTTFAMESPVYDIWKMNQQGFNPDAFNQAIFSTWSNSQEFQRLVKYIEDNDLKVIGYDSQILNDDIFIEDFFTYLEQQKISLKLDSDDFGIALEALLVTYKYDNQDIKFTAFEKELKRIITAIERLPQTDTNLTWVQITKGLLSTAQSVNDMKEPIMTSDLASKDDNYRDKQMADNLIQYIKRHPQEKIMVWADNIHVMYSNPNSGNVQARAFISMGRQIKDYYKEKVFSLGTLHANDSLFDTGTRTLHATPIQEGSFEDQLQKLNTPYLYISSNQEAMHQPMDTRLLHFVEYTKERLDLFHDGYIFLNTASQAERKKIKKQDAQNKVTISSKEIKQEQGSFKGQLLDKDTQQPIAFATIILVEQDIYRVTDDNGYYELPFDPKTKGNSILEIQALGYDNYTVSLNELASVISLEANFDLLDELVITKQLTPKEVLRLAIKKKAENHPTEPFNFTRFSHELFYKNDTKIFDLEIITKDYQETYLGLHRTTFEVQQVKMEQ; translated from the coding sequence ATGAGATTTTTATTCACCTTACTAATGGCTTTAGTAATCACCATCACTAAAGCACAAGAGTTAATAATACAGCCACTACTTCCTCCAGATACTAAGGAACTAACAGACCTGTCTTTCCTTAAAGAAGAGCTAAAAGACAAGCAAATCGTCATGCTAGGAGAACAAACACATATGTATGATAATATCTTTGAGATGAAGACAAGAGTAGTTGAATATCTACACCAAGAAATGGGCTTTACTACTTTCGCTATGGAGTCTCCTGTATATGATATATGGAAGATGAATCAACAGGGATTTAATCCTGATGCATTCAATCAAGCTATTTTTAGTACATGGAGTAATAGCCAAGAATTTCAAAGATTAGTTAAGTATATAGAAGATAATGACCTTAAAGTGATAGGATATGACTCGCAAATCCTAAATGACGATATCTTCATAGAAGACTTCTTTACTTACCTAGAGCAACAAAAAATAAGTTTAAAGCTTGACTCGGATGACTTCGGTATCGCATTAGAGGCATTGCTAGTTACTTATAAATACGATAATCAAGATATCAAGTTTACTGCTTTTGAAAAAGAGCTTAAAAGAATAATTACTGCTATAGAGAGGTTACCTCAAACAGACACTAATCTTACTTGGGTACAAATCACTAAAGGTCTTCTAAGCACTGCACAATCAGTCAATGATATGAAAGAACCTATTATGACAAGTGACCTTGCCTCTAAAGATGACAACTATCGCGATAAGCAGATGGCGGATAACTTAATACAGTATATTAAAAGGCATCCTCAAGAAAAAATCATGGTATGGGCTGATAATATTCATGTTATGTACAGCAACCCAAATAGTGGAAATGTACAGGCAAGAGCCTTCATCTCTATGGGACGACAAATAAAAGATTATTATAAAGAGAAAGTATTTAGTCTAGGTACGTTACATGCTAATGATTCCCTATTCGATACAGGGACACGTACATTACATGCTACTCCTATTCAAGAAGGTTCTTTTGAAGATCAGTTACAAAAGTTAAACACTCCTTATCTGTATATTTCTTCTAATCAAGAAGCAATGCATCAACCTATGGACACAAGGCTACTTCACTTCGTAGAGTATACGAAGGAGAGATTAGACTTATTTCACGATGGTTATATATTTCTAAATACTGCTTCACAAGCAGAGCGAAAAAAGATAAAGAAACAAGATGCCCAAAACAAGGTAACTATATCTTCTAAAGAAATTAAGCAAGAACAAGGTTCTTTTAAAGGGCAACTATTAGATAAAGATACTCAACAGCCTATCGCCTTTGCAACTATCATTTTAGTAGAACAAGATATCTATAGAGTAACGGATGACAATGGGTATTATGAACTGCCTTTTGACCCTAAGACAAAAGGCAACTCTATCCTAGAGATACAAGCTCTAGGGTATGATAACTATACTGTATCCTTAAATGAATTAGCTTCTGTTATCTCATTAGAAGCCAACTTTGACTTACTAGATGAATTAGTTATCACCAAACAACTTACTCCAAAAGAAGTACTCCGCCTTGCTATCAAAAAGAAAGCTGAGAACCACCCTACTGAACCATTTAACTTCACTAGATTTAGTCATGAATTATTCTATAAGAACGATACTAAAATATTTGACCTTGAAATAATAACTAAAGATTATCAGGAAACTTATTTAGGCTTACACAGAACAACTTTTGAGGTACAACAAGTAAAAATGGAACAATAG
- a CDS encoding DUF805 domain-containing protein, translating into MKEAFSYKGTINRKAYIVSLVTYFVLLFLSFSMFARLSGAFFGILFLMVFIGLHVYLFGKGTRRCHDLGKKGWEQFSFRTWLGMLSREIKVTKPISEPIES; encoded by the coding sequence ATGAAAGAGGCATTTTCTTATAAAGGGACTATCAACAGAAAGGCATATATCGTAAGTCTAGTAACTTACTTTGTGCTGTTGTTTTTAAGCTTCTCAATGTTTGCGAGATTAAGTGGCGCTTTTTTCGGAATACTATTTCTAATGGTCTTTATAGGGTTACATGTTTATCTTTTTGGCAAAGGAACTAGACGCTGTCACGATTTAGGTAAGAAAGGGTGGGAACAGTTTAGTTTTAGAACCTGGTTAGGTATGTTATCCAGAGAGATAAAAGTGACGAAGCCTATATCAGAGCCAATAGAAAGCTAA
- a CDS encoding phytanoyl-CoA dioxygenase family protein yields MPVDFEQNSYLYLPSFFTEKELTSIELILNNFHKQWLIEYEQGYEKGLINSHSLTSSPFITKQERLALFQFIAQAKLTNIVESIFPDKAKFLNTQLFFDPYRKEQKNYWHRDIQYTGLSIEEQQEKIKTENVVHFRIPLKKENGIEIIPATHRLWDMPIEEDTRLSQHGRHPSDALERGQVFNLNRGDLFIFSANSIHRGLYGDERFSFDIIYCDDTSAFNAFIDSKNQPTEEELILLNNSVF; encoded by the coding sequence ATGCCTGTAGACTTTGAACAAAATAGTTATCTATATCTACCTAGTTTCTTTACGGAAAAAGAATTAACATCTATAGAATTGATACTTAACAACTTTCACAAGCAATGGTTGATTGAATATGAACAAGGGTATGAGAAGGGCTTAATCAACAGTCATAGCCTTACGAGTAGTCCTTTTATTACTAAACAAGAAAGGTTAGCATTATTCCAATTCATTGCTCAGGCTAAGCTTACGAATATTGTAGAGTCTATCTTTCCAGATAAAGCTAAATTCTTAAATACTCAATTATTCTTTGACCCTTATCGCAAGGAACAAAAGAACTATTGGCATAGAGATATTCAGTATACAGGGCTTTCGATAGAAGAACAACAAGAAAAGATTAAGACAGAGAATGTAGTTCACTTTAGAATCCCACTGAAGAAAGAAAATGGAATAGAAATCATCCCTGCTACTCATCGACTATGGGATATGCCTATAGAAGAAGACACTAGACTATCTCAGCATGGTCGTCATCCAAGTGATGCTCTAGAGCGAGGGCAAGTGTTTAATCTAAATAGGGGTGATCTATTTATCTTCTCTGCGAATAGTATACACAGAGGGCTATATGGTGATGAGAGATTCTCTTTTGACATTATCTACTGTGATGACACATCTGCTTTTAATGCATTTATAGACTCTAAAAATCAACCTACAGAAGAAGAATTAATTCTTCTAAACAACAGTGTGTTCTAA
- a CDS encoding MutS-related protein, whose product MEIYNKRQLLFNTKYNAIRSKYKIVGAIRLIVFFAIIYFFYLALANADTFYLYFTGGLIVAFLVLLRVHVEYSWKMRYVQALKEINTDELAFLEEDKRPFDAGEEFKTTEHPYAFDLDIFGHKSLYQYLNRTATFIGKQKLADLLKGKLTSEAILDNQEAIKELSQKVEWRHEINAYGKLSNLDEKAYTRLKKWSDTAVVPISKLGRALSYVLPVLLGISIVLYFLLDLDFVGYVISTLFSFNLILTLSQIKNIQAELGGADKVHETIESCSSIIKRIERETFTTDKMKSYISELNKDSFQASKELKELSKLFEQLETVANIFVMVVFNGFVQYHVHVLHRFLEWKKSKGHLVPKAIEIIGEVEALNSLANFSYNNRHYTFPTISEEGEMKFKDLGHPLLNEKKRVCNDINFSNQRFVILTGSNMSGKSTFLRTIGVNLVLASIGAPICATKATFFPLPLFVSMRLTDSLEDSESYFYAEVKRLKMIIEQVREEPCFVLLDEILRGTNSDDKQSGTIGVIHKLIREKTYGVIATHDLEVCETTNKFPDILINKCFEVEIKEDDLHFDYKIRDGVCQNKNATFIMKKMEIID is encoded by the coding sequence ATGGAAATTTATAACAAAAGACAGTTATTATTTAATACTAAATACAATGCTATAAGAAGTAAATATAAAATAGTAGGAGCAATACGCTTGATCGTATTCTTCGCTATTATTTATTTCTTCTATCTAGCTTTGGCTAACGCAGATACCTTTTACTTATATTTTACAGGAGGGCTTATTGTTGCTTTCTTAGTATTACTGCGTGTACACGTAGAGTACTCGTGGAAGATGCGCTATGTGCAGGCTCTTAAAGAGATCAATACAGATGAACTTGCTTTCTTAGAAGAGGATAAAAGACCTTTTGATGCAGGAGAAGAGTTTAAGACTACAGAACACCCTTATGCTTTTGACTTAGATATTTTTGGGCATAAATCCCTATATCAATACCTAAATAGGACAGCAACATTTATAGGAAAACAAAAGCTTGCAGATTTATTAAAAGGCAAATTGACATCAGAAGCGATTTTAGATAACCAAGAAGCGATTAAAGAACTCTCTCAGAAGGTAGAATGGAGACATGAGATAAATGCTTATGGTAAATTGTCTAATCTAGATGAAAAAGCGTATACAAGATTAAAGAAATGGAGTGACACAGCCGTAGTACCTATTAGTAAGCTAGGCCGTGCATTAAGCTATGTGTTACCTGTGCTATTAGGGATTTCGATTGTTTTATACTTTCTGTTAGACCTTGACTTTGTGGGATATGTGATCTCTACCTTATTCTCTTTTAACTTAATACTGACTTTATCACAGATAAAGAATATTCAGGCAGAGCTAGGAGGAGCAGATAAGGTACATGAGACTATAGAGAGCTGTAGTTCTATCATTAAACGTATAGAAAGAGAGACTTTCACTACGGATAAAATGAAATCCTATATCAGTGAATTAAATAAAGATTCTTTTCAAGCGAGTAAAGAGTTAAAAGAACTATCAAAACTATTCGAACAGTTAGAGACTGTTGCTAATATCTTTGTGATGGTTGTCTTTAACGGTTTTGTACAGTATCATGTACATGTATTACACCGATTTTTAGAATGGAAAAAGAGCAAAGGACATCTTGTACCTAAAGCAATAGAGATCATAGGAGAGGTAGAAGCGCTTAATTCGTTAGCGAACTTCTCTTATAACAACAGACATTATACCTTCCCTACTATCAGTGAAGAGGGAGAGATGAAGTTTAAAGATCTAGGACATCCTCTGCTAAATGAGAAGAAGAGAGTCTGTAATGATATCAACTTTAGCAACCAACGCTTTGTGATTCTGACAGGATCTAATATGTCTGGTAAGAGTACTTTCTTGCGTACCATAGGGGTTAACCTTGTACTAGCTAGTATAGGAGCGCCTATCTGTGCTACGAAAGCTACTTTCTTCCCACTGCCGTTATTTGTATCGATGAGACTGACAGATTCATTAGAAGATAGTGAGTCTTACTTCTATGCAGAGGTGAAAAGGCTAAAGATGATTATCGAACAGGTGAGAGAAGAACCATGCTTTGTACTATTAGATGAGATACTTAGAGGGACGAACTCTGATGATAAGCAGAGCGGAACGATAGGAGTGATCCATAAGTTGATTAGGGAGAAGACCTATGGTGTGATCGCTACCCATGATTTAGAGGTATGTGAGACAACGAATAAATTCCCTGATATTCTTATCAATAAATGTTTTGAGGTGGAGATTAAAGAAGATGATTTACACTTTGACTACAAGATAAGAGATGGTGTATGTCAGAATAAGAATGCCACATTCATTATGAAAAAAATGGAAATTATAGATTAA
- a CDS encoding purine-nucleoside phosphorylase produces MWEQVQETVKYLIEKTQFKPEIGIVLGSGLGNLTADIKIEHEIPYSEIPNFPVSTVQGHKGALIFGTIGNKKVMAMQGRFHYYEGYEMAKTVFPIRVMKYMGVETLIVSNASGGVNPTFKVGDIMIITDHINAFPDHPLRGHNDERFGPRFVNMNDAYTGTLVKKAQEIAKAKNFDIKQGVYYGLQGPTFETLAEYKMVRVVGADCVGMSTVPEVIVARHMDMKVFGISVISDMGNEEGIVEAHHEDVLRAVEAAEPIARELINELIKTI; encoded by the coding sequence ATGTGGGAGCAAGTACAAGAAACGGTTAAGTATTTAATTGAAAAGACACAATTCAAACCTGAGATAGGTATTGTATTGGGGTCAGGATTAGGAAACCTTACTGCGGATATTAAAATAGAGCATGAAATTCCTTACTCAGAAATTCCTAATTTTCCAGTATCTACTGTACAAGGACACAAAGGTGCTTTAATCTTTGGTACGATTGGTAATAAAAAAGTAATGGCTATGCAAGGTCGTTTCCATTACTACGAAGGATACGAAATGGCAAAAACGGTATTCCCTATCAGAGTAATGAAGTATATGGGAGTAGAAACATTGATCGTATCTAATGCTTCAGGAGGTGTTAACCCTACATTTAAAGTAGGAGACATTATGATCATCACAGATCATATCAATGCATTCCCTGATCATCCTCTAAGAGGACATAATGATGAGCGCTTCGGACCTCGTTTCGTAAACATGAATGATGCGTATACAGGAACTTTAGTTAAGAAAGCACAAGAAATAGCTAAAGCAAAGAACTTCGATATTAAACAAGGAGTATACTACGGATTACAAGGACCAACTTTTGAAACATTAGCGGAGTATAAAATGGTACGCGTGGTAGGAGCAGACTGTGTAGGTATGTCTACAGTACCAGAAGTAATCGTAGCTCGTCACATGGATATGAAAGTATTCGGTATCTCTGTTATCTCTGATATGGGGAATGAAGAAGGTATCGTAGAAGCACATCACGAAGATGTACTTAGAGCTGTAGAAGCTGCTGAGCCTATCGCTCGTGAGCTTATTAATGAGTTAATTAAAACTATCTAA